The following proteins are co-located in the Apium graveolens cultivar Ventura chromosome 5, ASM990537v1, whole genome shotgun sequence genome:
- the LOC141660757 gene encoding uncharacterized protein LOC141660757: MGLVLQSPNGFLIEYVIKLDFPTMNNKAEYEALIAGLRLAGTLRVKNLKVCGDSKLVISQVKEEFEARDETMAKYVCLVRSVMTQFDECHVEHIPRDENAKVDALSKFASSKIEESSGSVHFRVLKNTKHRC, translated from the coding sequence ATggggctagttttacaaagccccaaTGGATTCCTGATTGAATATGTTATAAAGTTAGATTTTCCAACTATGAATAATAAagctgagtatgaagctctgatagctggccttcGCCTAGCAGGAACATTAAGGGTTAAAAATCTGAAGGTTTGTGGAGATTCGAAACTTGTGATATCCCAGGTCAAGGAGGAGTTCGAAGCAAGAGACGAAACAATGGCAAAGTATGTATGCTTGGTAAGATCTGtaatgacccaattcgatgagtGCCATGTCGAACACATTCCAAGAGATGAAAATGCTAAGGTTGATGCATTGTCCAAATTTGCCTCGTCAAAAATAGAAGAAAGCTCTGGAAGCGTGCACTTCCGTGTCTTAAAAAACACAAAGCATAGATGTTAA